Within Pseudomonas cichorii, the genomic segment TGCTTTCGACCGTTCCCGCCAGATCGATCCCCGGCACCATGGGAAAACTGCGCACTACTGGGCTGGCACCGGTGATAGCCAGGGCATCTTTGTAGTTAAGGGTGCTGCTGGATACCTGCACCGTCACATCGCCCGGCGGCAGCGAAGCTTCATCGATATCTGCCAGACTGGCGCGGTATCCCTGCTCGTCCTTGTTGATCAAAATGCCTTTGAACATATGCACCTCCAATTTAGACCGATCGTCTTTAAATAGACCCGAGCAATCATTGCGGCAAGCCGCGAAGAAAGCCCGCAATAAAGGTATTCAAGGGTTTATCGCTTTTAACCAGCCGCGCACGCAGCACCGCGCCTTCCCAGCCGATCCAGAAAAAAGCCGCCAGCTCATTGCAGTCCGCATCCCTGGCCAGCTCACCAGCCTGCTGGGCTGCTTTCAGACAATGGGTGAGTCTGGCCTGCCAGCCCTGAAGAATATCTTCAAGTTCAACGCGAAAATATTCAGGTAAGACACTGATTTCCTGGCCAAAATTACCCACCATGCAACCGCGTCGATAATCATGGCGCGCCATGCCGTGCTTGGCGCTCTGCACGAACCCTACCAGCCGCTCCAGCGGCGAAAGCGATTCATCCAGCAGCCAGCGATCCAGGCGACGGGCGAAGTAACCGGCGTAGCTCTCCAGCACTGCGCGGCCAAAGGCTTCCTTGCTGGCAAAATAGTGATAGAAGGAGCCTTTGGGTACGCCCACTTCCTTGAGGATGTAATCGATGCCCGTGGCCGTATAGCCCTGCTCGGTCAGGACCTCAAGGCCTCGGCGAATCAGGGCTTCGCGGGTTTCCAGATTTTCACGGTCCACCTTGGGCGGACGACCGGGGCGTCTGGGCTTATCGGATAATGTCGTCATGGCGGCAATATTAGACCGACCGTCTCCAAAGTCAAATCCATGTGAGCCAACATCCGCCTGAAGGGTTGCCAAAGGCGATGGCTGCGCGCTCAATAGCAGTTTTACTGCCTTCGATATGGAGCCTCTGGCATGAGTTCATGGCCTGACAACCGCATCCTTGATCTGCTATCCATCACCCTGCCCATCCTGCAGGCCCCCATGGCCGGAGCCACTGGATCGGCAATGGCGATTGCCGTCGGAAATGCAGGCGGACTGGCCTCACTCCCCTGCGCCATGCTGAGCCCTGAGCAAATACGCGAAGAAGTTGCGTTGATTCGTCAATACAGCCAGGCACCGCTGAACCTGAACTTCTTCTGCCATACGCCGCCTGCTACCGATCCTGAGCGGGACGCACGCTGGAAAGAAGCGCTACAGCCTTACTATCAAGAACTGGGTGCCGATTACGCTGCACCCACACCGGTTTCAAGCCGGGCACCTTTCGATGCCGATAGCTGCGCATTGGTCGAAGCCCTGAAACCTGAAGTGGTGAGCTTCCATTTCGGCCTTCCTGAACGCGCCTTGCTGGATAGAGTCCGGGC encodes:
- the acuR gene encoding acrylate utilization transcriptional regulator AcuR; this encodes MTTLSDKPRRPGRPPKVDRENLETREALIRRGLEVLTEQGYTATGIDYILKEVGVPKGSFYHYFASKEAFGRAVLESYAGYFARRLDRWLLDESLSPLERLVGFVQSAKHGMARHDYRRGCMVGNFGQEISVLPEYFRVELEDILQGWQARLTHCLKAAQQAGELARDADCNELAAFFWIGWEGAVLRARLVKSDKPLNTFIAGFLRGLPQ